A region of Rhizobium binae DNA encodes the following proteins:
- a CDS encoding FadR/GntR family transcriptional regulator has protein sequence MTDRDKAVFNTFRQPPNLRSGLADTLMAQIESGDLKPGQRLPTEQAIMAATGVSRTIVREALATLRAKGLITTHQGLGAFVSNDPNPRSFSIIPNDLQSIDEVLRVLELRMGVEYEAAGLAALRRTPEDIDRMQDRLDALDKALEKGGYGAQEDYAFHRSILVATQNSYYSRLFDTFGDIMVPRQWARLDKMTSFERKRHAARMRREHHAIFAAIRDGNEAAARRAIRSHLSKSAARFEELRDATHLS, from the coding sequence ATGACGGACAGGGACAAGGCGGTCTTCAATACTTTTCGCCAGCCGCCGAACCTGCGCAGCGGCCTTGCCGATACGCTGATGGCGCAGATCGAATCCGGCGACCTGAAACCCGGCCAGCGCCTGCCGACCGAACAGGCGATCATGGCGGCGACCGGCGTCAGCCGGACGATCGTGCGCGAGGCGCTCGCGACCCTGCGCGCCAAAGGCCTGATTACCACCCACCAGGGTCTCGGGGCTTTCGTTTCCAACGATCCCAACCCGCGATCCTTCTCGATCATCCCCAACGATCTGCAGTCGATCGATGAGGTTCTGCGGGTGCTGGAGCTGCGCATGGGGGTCGAATATGAAGCCGCCGGTCTTGCCGCGCTGCGGCGCACACCGGAGGATATCGACCGCATGCAGGATCGTCTCGACGCCCTCGACAAGGCGCTGGAAAAGGGCGGATACGGCGCGCAGGAGGACTACGCCTTCCACCGGTCCATCCTTGTCGCGACGCAGAACTCCTATTACAGCCGCCTGTTCGACACGTTCGGCGATATCATGGTGCCGCGCCAATGGGCGCGCCTCGACAAGATGACGAGCTTCGAGCGCAAGCGCCATGCCGCCCGCATGCGCAGGGAACACCACGCCATCTTCGCGGCGATCCGCGACGGCAACGAAGCGGCCGCGCGCCGCGCCATCCGCAGCCACCTGTCGAAAAGCGCCGCGCGCTTCGAAGAGCTGCGCGACGCGACCCACCTTTCCTGA
- the kduD gene encoding 2-dehydro-3-deoxy-D-gluconate 5-dehydrogenase KduD: protein MSTVANPFDLSGKTAVVTGANTGIGQAIAAALAAAGASIVAVGRSSMDETEALVKQTGSRFHVIKADLATIEPVKGIVADAVQIFGGLDILVNNAGIIRRADALDFTEEDWDAVIDVNLKTAFFLSQAAGRHMIDKGRGKIINIASLLSFQGGIRIPSYTASKSGLAGLTKLLACEWAGKGVNVNAIAPGYFVTNNTTALREDPDRNAAILARIPAGRWGKPDELGGAAVFLASSASDYVHGTVLPVDGGWLAR from the coding sequence GTGAGCACCGTGGCCAATCCCTTCGACCTTTCCGGCAAGACGGCCGTCGTCACCGGCGCCAATACCGGCATCGGCCAGGCCATCGCGGCGGCGCTGGCTGCGGCCGGCGCCTCGATCGTCGCAGTCGGGCGCTCCTCGATGGACGAAACCGAAGCATTGGTGAAGCAAACAGGCAGCCGCTTCCATGTCATCAAGGCCGATCTCGCCACCATCGAACCGGTCAAGGGGATCGTCGCCGACGCCGTCCAGATCTTCGGCGGCCTCGATATCCTCGTCAACAATGCTGGAATCATCCGCCGCGCCGATGCGCTCGACTTCACCGAGGAAGACTGGGACGCGGTGATCGACGTCAACCTGAAGACGGCCTTCTTCCTGTCGCAGGCGGCCGGCCGCCACATGATCGACAAAGGCAGGGGCAAGATCATCAACATCGCCTCGCTGCTCTCCTTCCAGGGCGGCATCCGCATCCCCTCCTATACCGCCTCGAAAAGCGGCCTTGCCGGCCTGACCAAGCTGCTCGCCTGCGAATGGGCAGGTAAGGGCGTCAACGTCAACGCCATCGCGCCGGGTTACTTCGTCACCAACAATACGACGGCCTTGCGCGAGGATCCGGATCGCAATGCCGCCATCCTCGCACGCATTCCGGCCGGACGCTGGGGGAAGCCTGATGAACTCGGCGGGGCGGCCGTCTTCCTGGCATCGTCGGCATCCGACTATGTGCATGGGACGGTTCTGCCCGTCGATGGCGGCTGGCTGGCGCGGTGA
- the kduI gene encoding 5-dehydro-4-deoxy-D-glucuronate isomerase, with the protein MQIDVRHASHPEAVRGYDTETLRRHFLVETIFEGGEIRLTYSHYDRMVIGGATPLGTGLTLTAPTAIGQETFLAERELGALNIGGAGRIIVDGASYDLAKYDCLYVGKGARDVRFESADATNPAKFYLVSTPAHQTHPTVLLTREKARHLTPGEAATANKRSIYQFIHPEVCQSCQLTLGFTMIEPGSVWNTMPAHTHDRRMEAYLYFDLEAEQRVFHFMGEPQQTRHMLVANEQAVISPPWSIHSGAGTKNYSFIWAMAGDNKSFTDMDHIAIADLR; encoded by the coding sequence ATGCAGATCGACGTGAGGCACGCCTCCCATCCCGAGGCCGTGCGCGGTTACGACACCGAAACGCTGCGGCGTCACTTTCTGGTGGAAACCATCTTCGAAGGCGGCGAGATCCGGCTGACCTATTCCCATTACGACCGCATGGTAATCGGCGGCGCCACACCGCTCGGCACCGGGCTGACGCTGACGGCGCCGACGGCGATCGGACAGGAAACCTTCCTTGCCGAGCGTGAACTCGGCGCGCTCAATATCGGCGGCGCCGGCCGCATCATCGTCGACGGCGCAAGCTACGATCTTGCCAAATATGATTGCCTCTATGTCGGCAAGGGCGCCAGGGACGTCAGGTTCGAGAGCGCGGATGCCACCAACCCGGCCAAGTTCTATCTGGTCTCGACGCCTGCCCACCAGACGCACCCGACCGTACTGCTCACCCGCGAGAAGGCCCGCCACCTGACGCCGGGCGAAGCCGCGACCGCCAACAAGCGGTCGATCTACCAGTTCATCCACCCGGAGGTCTGCCAGTCCTGCCAGCTCACTTTGGGCTTCACCATGATCGAGCCTGGCAGCGTCTGGAACACCATGCCGGCCCACACGCATGACCGGCGCATGGAAGCCTATCTCTATTTCGATCTCGAAGCCGAGCAGCGCGTCTTCCATTTCATGGGGGAGCCGCAGCAGACCCGGCATATGCTTGTCGCCAACGAGCAGGCGGTCATCTCGCCGCCCTGGTCGATCCATTCGGGCGCCGGCACCAAGAATTACAGCTTCATCTGGGCCATGGCCGGCGACAACAAGAGCTTCACCGACATGGATCATATCGCCATTGCGGATCTGAGGTGA
- a CDS encoding DUF1127 domain-containing protein, protein MNVARSFNNWRKYRQTVAELGRMSTRELEDLGIGRGEIRSIARAAIGR, encoded by the coding sequence ATGAACGTAGCACGCTCTTTCAACAATTGGCGCAAGTACCGTCAGACGGTCGCTGAACTGGGCCGTATGTCCACGCGCGAACTGGAGGACCTCGGCATCGGCCGCGGCGAAATCCGTAGCATCGCCCGTGCAGCCATCGGCCGCTAA
- a CDS encoding 3'-5' exonuclease, whose amino-acid sequence MSVQRDSQLDMFAKPSPAAAKARAPSRRPPSQPDARSDEDMARALEESGNYRILRKLTGRPIASVRRPEFSRLGVVLDTETTGLNHRSDEIIEIGAVAFTFDDGGAIGDIVGIYGGLQQPSRPIPPEVTRLTGITDAMVEGQVIDIRSLSDLIEPADLIIAHNAGFDRPFCEAFSTVFTGKAWACSVSEIDWSARGFEGTKLGYLVGQAGYFHDGHRAVDDCHALLEILDRRQGEGESPFAELYRASQRSRIRIFAEHSPFEMKDHLKARGYRWSDGSDGRLKSWWIEVGEDDLGNELSYLRTEIYRWREADPPTVRLTAFDRFKS is encoded by the coding sequence ATGAGCGTGCAGAGAGATTCGCAACTCGACATGTTTGCCAAGCCGTCGCCGGCGGCAGCGAAGGCGCGCGCTCCTTCGCGTCGGCCGCCGTCGCAACCGGACGCCCGCTCCGATGAAGACATGGCGCGGGCGCTCGAAGAGAGCGGCAACTACCGCATCCTCAGGAAACTGACCGGCCGGCCGATTGCCTCGGTCAGACGGCCGGAATTTTCGCGGCTCGGCGTCGTTCTCGACACGGAGACGACCGGTCTCAACCATCGCAGCGACGAGATCATCGAAATCGGCGCCGTCGCCTTTACATTCGACGACGGCGGCGCGATCGGCGATATTGTCGGCATCTATGGCGGCCTGCAGCAGCCGTCGCGGCCGATCCCGCCGGAGGTCACCCGGCTGACGGGGATCACCGATGCGATGGTTGAAGGACAGGTGATCGACATCAGATCGCTCAGCGATCTGATCGAACCCGCCGATCTGATCATCGCCCACAATGCCGGTTTCGACCGGCCGTTCTGCGAGGCCTTCTCGACGGTCTTCACCGGCAAGGCCTGGGCTTGTTCGGTGTCGGAAATCGACTGGAGCGCCCGCGGCTTCGAGGGCACCAAGCTCGGCTATCTCGTCGGCCAGGCCGGTTATTTCCATGACGGCCATCGAGCCGTGGACGACTGTCACGCGCTCTTGGAAATCCTCGACCGACGGCAAGGTGAGGGTGAAAGCCCCTTTGCCGAGCTCTACCGAGCCAGCCAGCGCTCGCGCATCCGGATATTCGCCGAACACAGCCCGTTCGAAATGAAGGATCATCTGAAGGCGAGGGGCTATCGCTGGTCTGACGGAAGCGACGGCCGCCTGAAATCCTGGTGGATCGAGGTCGGCGAAGACGACCTCGGTAACGAACTCTCCTATCTGCGCACGGAAATCTACAGATGGAGAGAGGCGGACCCGCCGACCGTGCGGCTGACAGCCTTCGATCGTTTCAAATCCTGA
- a CDS encoding flavin monoamine oxidase family protein, with product MPGDNGKGADKDVVIIGGGAAGVAAARRLQAIRPDLSILLLEAGDRLGGRAWTVGLPGASDVALDLGCGWLHGARTNAWTAIAEAVGLTVDRTPAPWNGGRRLQRNDAETQAAQAAIGAYFERLDSHEGDDTDLAAVLEPGNPWNGQIRAIGTYVTGAELERSSVADYNRYDPGPGPDWRVREGYGTLVSLYGKPVPARLGVNVRRIDHRHAGRIGIETTLGMLSARAVLVTVSTNMLAAEKIAFDPPLPDKTQAAARLPLGLADKLFLGLAHPEALPADTHMLGAISRGATGTYQLRPLGNAVVEAYFAGDLAYDLEREGKEAAFAFAADELAGQFGADIRKELSLAAISAWAATPHIGGSYSYAEPGASDLRAVLAAPHDERIFFAGEACSHARYSTAHGAYETGVAAAELLAASFSKNP from the coding sequence ATGCCCGGTGACAATGGCAAGGGCGCCGACAAGGACGTGGTGATCATCGGCGGTGGCGCCGCCGGCGTTGCCGCCGCCCGGCGCCTGCAAGCGATCCGCCCGGATCTTTCCATCCTCCTGCTGGAAGCCGGCGACCGTCTCGGCGGCCGGGCCTGGACGGTCGGGCTGCCGGGAGCATCGGATGTCGCGCTCGATCTCGGCTGCGGCTGGCTGCATGGGGCGCGGACCAATGCCTGGACGGCGATTGCCGAGGCGGTCGGATTGACGGTCGACCGCACACCGGCGCCCTGGAACGGCGGACGGCGGCTGCAGCGGAACGACGCCGAGACCCAAGCCGCGCAAGCGGCGATCGGCGCCTATTTCGAACGGCTCGACAGCCATGAAGGCGATGATACGGATCTGGCCGCGGTGCTCGAGCCCGGCAATCCCTGGAACGGCCAAATCCGGGCGATCGGCACCTATGTCACCGGCGCCGAACTGGAGCGTTCGTCGGTCGCCGATTACAACAGATATGACCCAGGCCCCGGCCCCGACTGGCGGGTGCGCGAGGGTTATGGAACCTTGGTTTCGCTCTATGGCAAGCCGGTTCCGGCAAGGCTCGGCGTCAACGTCAGGCGCATCGACCATCGTCATGCTGGCCGTATCGGCATCGAGACGACCTTGGGGATGCTGAGTGCCCGCGCCGTGCTGGTGACCGTTTCGACGAATATGCTTGCCGCCGAAAAGATTGCTTTCGACCCGCCCTTGCCGGATAAAACGCAGGCGGCCGCCCGTTTGCCGCTCGGGCTCGCCGACAAGCTCTTCCTCGGGCTTGCGCATCCTGAGGCACTGCCGGCCGATACCCATATGCTCGGCGCCATCAGCCGGGGTGCAACCGGCACCTATCAGCTCCGGCCGCTCGGCAATGCCGTTGTCGAAGCCTATTTTGCCGGCGACCTCGCGTACGATCTGGAGCGGGAGGGAAAAGAGGCCGCCTTTGCCTTCGCCGCCGATGAGCTGGCGGGGCAATTCGGCGCGGACATCCGTAAGGAATTGTCGCTGGCGGCGATCTCGGCCTGGGCCGCTACACCCCATATCGGCGGCTCCTATTCCTATGCCGAGCCCGGCGCCTCCGATTTGCGCGCGGTACTCGCCGCACCGCATGACGAACGGATCTTTTTTGCCGGCGAAGCCTGTTCGCATGCGCGTTACTCGACGGCGCACGGCGCCTACGAGACCGGCGTCGCGGCAGCCGAGCTGCTCGCGGCCTCGTTTTCGAAAAATCCGTAA
- a CDS encoding aldo/keto reductase: protein MDYRKLGPSGTVVTAYCLGTMTFGAEADEAASHKLLDDYFAWGGNFIDTADVYSAGKSEEIIGRWLKARPTEARQAIVATKGRFPMGNGPNDIGLSRRHLGQALDDSLRRLGLEQIDLYQMHAWDALTPIEETLRFLDDAVSSGKIAYYGFSNYVGWHIAKASEIAKARGYTRPVTLQPQYSLLARDIELEIVAACQDAGMGLLPWSPLGGGWLTGKYKRDQMPTGATRLGENPNRGSESYAPRNAQERTWAIIGTVEEIAKARGVSMAQVALAWTAAQPAVTSVILGARTPEQLADNLGAMKVELSNGEMAKLNEVSAPQPMDYPYGKGGTNQRHRKIEGGR from the coding sequence ATGGATTATCGCAAGCTCGGTCCCAGCGGGACTGTCGTTACCGCCTATTGCCTGGGCACCATGACCTTCGGGGCGGAGGCCGACGAAGCGGCCTCGCACAAGCTGCTCGACGATTATTTCGCCTGGGGCGGCAATTTCATCGATACCGCCGATGTCTACAGCGCCGGCAAGTCGGAAGAGATCATCGGTCGCTGGCTGAAGGCGCGCCCGACGGAGGCCCGCCAGGCGATCGTCGCCACCAAGGGCCGGTTTCCGATGGGCAACGGGCCCAACGATATCGGCCTGTCGCGCCGCCATCTCGGTCAGGCACTCGACGATTCGCTGCGCCGGCTCGGCCTCGAGCAGATCGACCTCTACCAGATGCATGCCTGGGACGCGCTGACGCCGATCGAAGAGACGCTGCGTTTCCTCGACGACGCGGTTTCATCAGGCAAGATCGCCTATTACGGCTTTTCCAACTATGTCGGCTGGCACATCGCCAAGGCGTCGGAGATCGCGAAGGCGCGGGGTTATACACGTCCGGTGACGCTGCAGCCGCAATACAGCCTGCTGGCGCGCGACATCGAGCTCGAAATCGTCGCCGCTTGCCAGGATGCCGGCATGGGCCTGTTGCCGTGGTCGCCGCTCGGCGGCGGCTGGCTGACCGGCAAGTACAAGCGCGACCAGATGCCGACCGGCGCCACCCGCCTCGGCGAGAACCCCAATCGCGGCAGCGAATCCTATGCGCCGCGCAACGCCCAGGAACGCACCTGGGCGATCATCGGCACGGTCGAAGAGATAGCCAAGGCCCGCGGCGTCAGCATGGCGCAGGTGGCTCTCGCCTGGACGGCGGCACAGCCGGCGGTCACCTCGGTCATTCTCGGCGCCCGCACGCCCGAGCAGCTTGCCGACAACCTCGGCGCCATGAAGGTCGAGCTATCCAACGGGGAAATGGCAAAGCTCAACGAGGTCAGCGCCCCGCAACCGATGGACTATCCCTACGGCAAGGGCGGCACCAACCAGCGCCACCGCAAGATCGAGGGCGGCCGCTGA
- the minE gene encoding cell division topological specificity factor MinE: MNIFRLFNKQRTAPAARERLQVLLAHERASAGSDLVSLLREEILAVIAKHVELDHDKVQVTIDRNEFVSTLEIDVEIPLNAAVQAA; encoded by the coding sequence ATGAATATTTTCCGTCTCTTCAACAAGCAAAGAACCGCGCCCGCCGCCCGCGAACGCCTGCAGGTGCTTCTCGCCCACGAGCGCGCCTCGGCAGGATCGGACCTGGTCAGCCTGCTGCGCGAGGAAATCCTTGCGGTGATCGCCAAGCACGTCGAACTCGACCACGACAAGGTGCAGGTGACGATCGACCGCAACGAATTTGTCTCGACGCTCGAGATCGACGTCGAAATCCCCCTGAACGCAGCCGTACAGGCCGCCTGA
- the minD gene encoding septum site-determining protein MinD yields the protein MGKVIVVTSGKGGVGKTTSTAALGAALAQRNEKVVVVDFDVGLRNLDLVMGAERRVVYDLINVIQGDAKLTQALIRDKRLETLFLLPASQTRDKDNLTAEGVERVINDLKRYFDWIICDSPAGIERGATLAMRHADVAVVVTNPEVSSVRDSDRIIGLLDAKTAKAERGERMEKHLLLTRYDANRAERGDMLKVDDVLEILSIPLLGIVPESMDVLRASNVGAPVTLAESRSPAAMAYFDAARRLAGETLPIAIPEEKRNIFGKLFGRRAA from the coding sequence ATGGGGAAAGTGATCGTCGTCACGTCAGGCAAGGGCGGGGTCGGAAAGACCACCTCGACCGCCGCATTGGGCGCGGCGCTGGCGCAACGCAATGAAAAGGTCGTCGTCGTCGACTTCGACGTCGGCTTGCGCAATCTCGACCTGGTGATGGGGGCCGAACGCCGGGTCGTCTACGACCTCATCAACGTCATCCAGGGCGACGCCAAGCTCACCCAGGCGCTGATCCGCGACAAGCGGCTGGAGACGCTGTTCCTGCTGCCGGCGTCGCAGACGCGCGACAAGGACAACCTGACGGCCGAGGGCGTCGAGCGCGTCATCAACGATCTGAAGCGCTATTTCGACTGGATTATCTGCGACAGCCCCGCCGGCATCGAGCGCGGCGCGACACTTGCCATGCGCCATGCCGACGTTGCCGTCGTCGTCACCAACCCGGAAGTTTCGTCGGTGCGCGATTCCGACCGCATCATCGGCCTGCTCGACGCCAAGACCGCCAAGGCCGAACGCGGCGAGCGAATGGAAAAGCACCTGCTGCTGACCCGCTACGACGCCAACCGCGCCGAACGCGGCGACATGTTGAAGGTCGACGACGTTCTGGAAATCCTGTCCATTCCGCTGCTTGGCATCGTGCCTGAGAGCATGGATGTGCTGCGCGCCTCCAACGTCGGTGCGCCGGTCACGCTGGCCGAAAGCCGCAGCCCGGCTGCCATGGCCTATTTCGATGCCGCACGCCGTCTCGCCGGCGAGACCCTGCCGATCGCCATCCCCGAGGAAAAGCGCAATATTTTCGGCAAGCTTTTCGGACGGAGGGCGGCATGA
- the minC gene encoding septum site-determining protein MinC, with protein MTKVLTDARSIRIKGRSFLAVMLSPDLPFDDWLARLDDLAARSAGFFLGRPVVLDVTDLQIDKPQLKELIAELGKRNVSIMGIEGARPSLLGAGMPPALKGGRSASDIEVQASEPVESSSKPSAPEIRPATTQSIVIREPVRSGQSVIFPEGDVTIVGSVASGAEVIAGGSVHIYGALRGRAMAGSIGNASARIFCRKLEAELVAIDGIYKMAEDMAPNLRGQAVQLWLEDDAIMAEKLI; from the coding sequence ATGACCAAAGTGCTAACAGACGCTCGCTCTATCCGCATCAAGGGCCGCTCCTTCCTGGCCGTCATGCTCTCCCCGGACCTTCCGTTCGACGATTGGCTGGCGAGGCTGGACGATCTGGCCGCACGTTCGGCCGGCTTCTTCCTGGGACGCCCCGTAGTGCTCGATGTGACGGACCTGCAAATCGACAAGCCGCAGCTGAAGGAGCTCATTGCCGAGCTCGGCAAGCGCAATGTCAGCATCATGGGCATCGAAGGCGCGCGGCCGTCCCTTCTCGGCGCAGGCATGCCGCCGGCGCTCAAAGGCGGCCGCTCCGCTTCCGACATCGAGGTTCAGGCGAGCGAGCCTGTCGAATCGTCGAGCAAGCCGTCGGCTCCGGAGATTCGCCCGGCAACGACGCAATCGATCGTCATTCGCGAGCCGGTGCGCTCCGGGCAATCGGTGATCTTTCCGGAAGGCGACGTCACCATCGTCGGGTCGGTCGCCTCGGGCGCCGAGGTCATCGCCGGAGGCTCGGTCCATATCTACGGGGCACTGCGCGGCCGTGCCATGGCGGGATCGATCGGCAACGCCTCGGCACGGATCTTCTGTCGCAAGCTCGAGGCCGAGCTGGTCGCAATCGACGGTATCTACAAGATGGCGGAAGACATGGCGCCAAATCTTCGCGGACAGGCCGTCCAGCTCTGGCTCGAAGACGATGCGATCATGGCGGAAAAACTGATCTGA
- a CDS encoding heavy-metal-associated domain-containing protein produces MYEFEIQNMTCGHCASTVERAIKTADPEASASIDLAARTAKVETKDPAAINTAIEKAGYPSSFRQI; encoded by the coding sequence ATGTACGAATTCGAAATCCAGAATATGACCTGCGGCCATTGCGCGAGCACGGTGGAAAGGGCGATCAAGACGGCCGATCCGGAAGCTTCCGCCAGCATCGATCTTGCAGCCAGGACTGCCAAGGTTGAGACGAAGGATCCAGCCGCGATCAACACGGCCATCGAGAAAGCGGGTTATCCGTCCAGCTTCAGGCAGATTTGA
- a CDS encoding adenylate/guanylate cyclase domain-containing protein, translating into MLEFGLDIFDDRCGDFRNFQQRFQAPIGAVMDSHSRQREDSVKAQATVAFIDIAGFSAIADIYGDAAALDVLEIFESMVRDALSGYEPPIKWIGDEAMISFPEPETAIQVLGTLLQACRREPRLPLTRAGLNHGPVISRGGDLFGSTVNIAARIAALASPGQLLATQAIAEAAVARGILVRDLGMVALRSVADEVPLYEIELAPSADPAWIDPVCKMHAPYSSYRRAAPQGPWFCSPRCEEAYRQSPQTYESPR; encoded by the coding sequence TTGCTTGAGTTCGGTCTTGATATCTTCGATGATCGATGTGGAGATTTTCGTAACTTCCAGCAGCGCTTTCAAGCGCCGATAGGAGCGGTGATGGACAGCCATTCGAGGCAGCGAGAGGATTCGGTTAAAGCACAGGCCACCGTTGCTTTCATAGATATCGCGGGATTCAGCGCGATTGCGGACATTTATGGAGACGCAGCCGCGCTCGACGTGCTTGAGATATTCGAGAGCATGGTCCGCGACGCCCTGAGCGGCTATGAGCCCCCGATCAAATGGATCGGAGATGAGGCAATGATCTCGTTTCCTGAGCCCGAAACAGCGATCCAGGTACTCGGAACGCTGTTGCAGGCATGCCGTAGGGAACCACGGCTGCCGCTCACCCGGGCGGGGCTGAACCATGGACCGGTCATCAGTAGAGGTGGCGATCTCTTTGGATCGACCGTCAACATTGCGGCACGAATCGCCGCATTGGCGTCTCCCGGTCAATTGCTTGCCACTCAAGCCATTGCCGAGGCGGCTGTCGCCCGAGGCATCCTGGTGCGAGACCTCGGGATGGTGGCGCTTAGATCCGTGGCCGACGAAGTCCCTCTCTATGAGATCGAGCTTGCTCCGTCGGCTGACCCGGCCTGGATCGACCCGGTGTGCAAGATGCATGCACCGTATTCATCCTATAGACGGGCCGCGCCGCAGGGGCCGTGGTTTTGTTCGCCGCGCTGTGAGGAGGCATATCGACAGTCGCCGCAGACCTATGAGTCACCCCGGTGA